A genomic region of Thermodesulfobium narugense DSM 14796 contains the following coding sequences:
- a CDS encoding inositol monophosphatase family protein encodes MQEVFFYDELNIAVSLAKEVGSYFDKLFVENPKLASNKVEDIEEKIYLSLREKFPTYGFHCESMGILSQSTHENNIYWIVSALSGLEPFTKGYRGACVSIALLSNRELVLGVVYSFNFDDLFYWSKGLECVYRNEQKTTSDLKSNVILTSYEADKNSKTNSILCYPYKYKCVPSFSYRLALCSVGEGVFAIDCSNPTTFTYAAPHALLVGNRLNLYDETGKEVRYSKQGYSGCGQVCFGGDYKVIRDFVGKNWKSVLYRPPLENVLNLNQTETPKLGKSVKDKCLLSKVQGTLMGLIVGDSFGYSNSNEKVIDFTIENQMLEPVNSEIVIILSRVLSKYCSYDFKKVIESYLYWYNSEPLEVSFSESSSFSALNYLFHIPESYSSESIDDISNSFLLRIIPIAIFTLNSSFEEAFDIVEKDCKITNPNSLCLECAKIFLYTIRLALKRRLTKEDLYRYALRFVSENDFSDNVKNALINAKTQAHPNHNEKSENVLICIQNLFYELLNSSSFEESIIKTSIRGGDTSKNCALVGSLFGALYGLENIPLYFKDKILSSRSIKGLPKVTYPRPQIFWPVDILIIAENLLKC; translated from the coding sequence AAGTTGGATCATACTTTGATAAATTATTCGTAGAAAATCCAAAATTAGCTTCTAACAAAGTTGAGGATATAGAAGAAAAGATTTATTTGTCTTTAAGAGAAAAATTTCCAACATATGGGTTTCACTGTGAATCTATGGGGATATTGTCACAGTCAACTCATGAAAATAATATATATTGGATAGTTTCAGCTCTTTCTGGTTTAGAACCATTTACAAAAGGCTATAGAGGTGCATGCGTTTCAATTGCGCTTTTGTCCAACAGAGAATTGGTTTTGGGAGTGGTTTATTCATTTAATTTTGATGACTTATTTTATTGGTCAAAGGGATTGGAATGCGTATATAGAAATGAACAGAAAACAACTAGTGACCTTAAATCTAATGTTATTCTTACCTCATATGAGGCTGATAAAAACAGCAAAACTAATTCAATCCTTTGTTATCCGTATAAATATAAATGTGTTCCATCTTTTTCCTATAGATTAGCTTTATGTTCAGTTGGCGAAGGGGTTTTTGCGATTGATTGTTCAAATCCAACAACATTTACCTATGCTGCACCACATGCTCTTTTAGTTGGCAATAGATTAAATCTTTATGATGAAACGGGCAAAGAAGTTAGATACTCAAAGCAAGGTTATAGTGGATGTGGACAGGTATGTTTTGGAGGAGATTATAAAGTAATAAGGGATTTTGTTGGCAAAAATTGGAAGAGTGTGCTTTATAGACCGCCGCTTGAAAATGTTCTTAACCTTAATCAGACAGAAACTCCAAAGCTTGGCAAGAGTGTTAAAGATAAATGTTTATTATCTAAGGTTCAAGGCACCTTGATGGGATTGATAGTTGGTGATTCGTTTGGATACTCTAATAGTAATGAAAAGGTTATCGACTTTACTATTGAAAATCAAATGTTAGAACCTGTAAATTCTGAAATAGTTATTATTTTGTCAAGAGTTCTATCAAAATATTGCTCGTATGACTTTAAAAAAGTTATAGAATCCTATTTATATTGGTATAATTCTGAACCGTTAGAGGTAAGTTTTTCAGAATCAAGTTCCTTTAGTGCTCTTAACTATTTGTTTCACATTCCAGAAAGTTATTCTTCTGAATCTATTGACGATATTTCAAATTCCTTTTTGTTAAGGATTATTCCTATAGCAATATTTACTTTAAACTCTTCGTTTGAAGAGGCTTTTGATATTGTAGAAAAGGATTGTAAGATAACTAACCCAAATTCTCTTTGTTTGGAGTGTGCAAAAATATTTTTATATACTATAAGGTTAGCTTTAAAGAGAAGACTGACAAAAGAAGACTTATATAGATATGCTCTCAGATTTGTAAGCGAAAACGATTTTTCAGATAATGTAAAGAACGCTTTAATTAATGCAAAGACTCAGGCTCATCCAAATCACAATGAAAAATCTGAAAACGTTTTGATTTGTATTCAAAATTTATTTTATGAATTACTAAACTCAAGTTCCTTTGAAGAATCGATTATAAAAACATCAATAAGAGGAGGAGACACTTCTAAAAATTGTGCTTTAGTGGGTTCTTTGTTTGGTGCTTTATATGGATTAGAAAATATTCCTCTGTATTTCAAAGATAAGATTCTTTCAAGCAGATCTATAAAGGGTTTGCCAAAGGTTACATATCCTAGACCACAAATATTTTGGCCTGTAGATATTCTAATTATTGCTGAAAATCTTTTAAAATGTTAA